The following proteins are encoded in a genomic region of Nitratireductor sp. GISD-1A_MAKvit:
- a CDS encoding winged helix-turn-helix domain-containing protein produces MIVVIDERELVTDGYHSLFNREGIASAGFAPDEFGEWVESVADEELKAVSAFLLGQCKQGDIRAQRIRERSTAPLIALSERNSLDDTLRMFEWGVDDVVRKPVHIREILARITAIRRRAQQEPATYTQIGTMRIYFDGRDPEIEGKPLPLPRRERRILEYLASNPTRRVTKTQIFNAIYGIFDEDVEENVVESHISKLRKKLREKLGSDPIDSKRYLGYRLADG; encoded by the coding sequence GTGATTGTCGTTATAGACGAACGTGAATTGGTAACGGATGGGTATCATTCACTATTCAATCGGGAGGGCATTGCCAGCGCGGGCTTCGCCCCCGACGAATTCGGGGAATGGGTGGAAAGCGTCGCTGATGAAGAGCTGAAGGCCGTGAGCGCCTTTCTGCTTGGCCAGTGCAAGCAGGGCGACATTCGCGCCCAACGCATTCGTGAACGCTCCACCGCACCTCTCATCGCGCTGAGCGAACGCAATTCTCTCGACGACACTCTGCGCATGTTCGAATGGGGTGTCGACGATGTGGTGCGCAAACCCGTGCATATCCGCGAAATCCTGGCACGCATTACGGCGATACGCCGGCGCGCCCAGCAGGAGCCCGCGACCTACACGCAAATCGGCACCATGCGCATTTACTTCGACGGACGCGATCCGGAAATCGAGGGAAAGCCACTTCCCCTCCCGCGCCGCGAACGACGCATCCTGGAATACCTCGCGAGCAATCCCACGCGGCGCGTTACCAAAACCCAGATATTCAACGCGATTTACGGCATATTCGACGAGGATGTGGAAGAAAATGTCGTCGAAAGCCACATCAGCAAACTGCGCAAGAAACTGCGCGAGAAGCTGGGATCCGATCCAATCGATTCCAAGCGCTACCTGGGCTACCGACTGGCGGATGGATAA
- a CDS encoding transglycosylase SLT domain-containing protein gives MWRKAAFIFSLIALTTGAHAATNACESEILRAADRYQVPAGILYAVGLTETGVKGSLQPYALNIEGKAVFARSAGEALRSFEEARAQGKKLIDLGCMQINHHYHRDQFPNLSSMLDPRRNVDYAARFLVRLKKRHGSWSMAVARYHAGPDNDPAQKRYVCRVIANMVATGFGSWTTEAKKFCNS, from the coding sequence ATGTGGCGCAAAGCGGCATTTATATTTAGCCTCATCGCCCTCACCACGGGCGCCCATGCAGCGACAAACGCTTGCGAGAGCGAAATTCTCCGTGCTGCAGACCGCTATCAGGTCCCCGCCGGTATTTTGTACGCAGTCGGCCTCACCGAGACCGGTGTGAAGGGGAGTCTTCAGCCCTATGCACTGAACATCGAAGGCAAGGCCGTCTTCGCCCGCAGCGCTGGTGAAGCTCTGCGCAGCTTCGAAGAGGCGCGCGCACAGGGCAAGAAACTGATCGATCTTGGCTGCATGCAGATCAATCATCACTACCATCGCGATCAATTCCCGAATTTGAGCTCCATGCTCGACCCTCGCCGGAACGTTGATTACGCCGCACGTTTTCTTGTACGACTCAAGAAGCGGCACGGGTCGTGGTCCATGGCTGTGGCACGCTACCACGCCGGGCCTGACAACGACCCCGCTCAGAAGCGCTATGTCTGCCGTGTGATCGCAAACATGGTTGCCACAGGCTTCGGATCCTGGACCACCGAAGCGAAAAAGTTCTGCAACTCTTGA
- a CDS encoding flagellar hook-length control protein FliK yields the protein MNPAIGRGMPATANPLESNSRKQADSPTDAAGFQEALRGDENNPHEQTNAEKTREPGSYLFRWTLPQRLNAQSELHEVGSEELPSASAEARPDLKIEEEAIAPVEGAELLDPAAANTPASDGDADSLAPISGRAATLQPNSTAGDAVPTGDEASVSPRHENAQSPHSTIPPAADRQTGARVASDRPVLQQPAPQGKEQGVAGERPPQSGTDSKATQPVRSTGAEAVQRIGTDGLLRENSQQQQQAQPQQQPEIRVISIQRAPTPSPASEQPLATPRMTSGEASALNIPQQGEAGRMVQTLKIQLHPAELGMVTARLRIVADQLTVDLQVENAEARHRLGSDSDSIVKALRSLGYDIDRVTVQQSSHGAQSNTASGGNSRDGGFQSLHEGQSEGSRSHDRGNEKSSREQSGRNGKAAQESGDVAQSGIYI from the coding sequence ATGAACCCCGCTATCGGTCGCGGGATGCCAGCGACTGCGAACCCACTTGAGAGCAATTCTCGGAAGCAGGCCGACAGCCCAACCGACGCAGCCGGATTTCAGGAGGCATTGCGCGGTGATGAAAACAACCCGCATGAGCAGACGAACGCCGAAAAGACCCGAGAGCCGGGCTCTTATCTTTTTCGATGGACACTGCCGCAAAGGCTGAATGCACAATCGGAATTGCACGAAGTCGGTTCAGAAGAACTGCCTTCTGCGAGCGCGGAAGCACGGCCCGATCTGAAAATCGAGGAAGAAGCCATCGCTCCCGTAGAGGGAGCGGAACTCCTTGATCCTGCCGCCGCAAACACGCCTGCTTCCGATGGCGACGCAGATAGCCTCGCCCCCATCTCCGGTCGAGCTGCGACACTGCAACCCAACAGCACGGCAGGGGACGCTGTGCCAACGGGCGACGAAGCATCCGTATCGCCCCGTCATGAAAACGCGCAGTCTCCTCATTCGACAATCCCCCCGGCAGCGGACCGGCAGACTGGCGCGCGCGTTGCATCTGATCGCCCTGTCCTCCAGCAACCGGCACCCCAGGGCAAAGAGCAAGGTGTTGCCGGCGAACGCCCCCCGCAGTCCGGGACTGACTCGAAGGCGACACAGCCTGTCCGGTCGACAGGAGCAGAGGCGGTGCAGCGCATAGGAACCGACGGGCTGCTGCGCGAGAATTCCCAGCAACAACAGCAGGCGCAGCCACAGCAGCAACCCGAGATCCGCGTGATTTCAATCCAGCGCGCCCCCACACCTTCACCGGCAAGCGAGCAGCCATTGGCCACCCCACGCATGACATCTGGCGAGGCTTCCGCCCTGAACATCCCGCAGCAGGGCGAAGCAGGTCGCATGGTGCAGACGCTGAAAATTCAGTTGCACCCAGCCGAACTGGGCATGGTCACGGCCCGGCTTCGCATTGTTGCCGACCAGTTGACCGTCGACCTTCAGGTGGAGAATGCCGAGGCCCGGCACCGACTGGGCAGTGACAGCGATTCCATCGTCAAGGCGCTACGTTCACTCGGCTACGACATCGATCGTGTCACCGTGCAGCAATCGTCTCACGGTGCACAAAGCAATACCGCGTCGGGCGGCAACAGCCGCGACGGCGGTTTCCAGTCGCTTCACGAAGGACAAAGCGAGGGCAGTCGGTCACACGACAGGGGCAATGAAAAATCCAGCCGCGAACAGTCAGGGCGCAACGGCAAAGCGGCACAGGAAAGCGGTGATGTGGCGCAAAGCGGCATTTATATTTAG
- a CDS encoding chemotaxis protein produces the protein MKAALKLASVLLAGMFLGTGGPVCAAPMQPYQMVRSLQRLQDQIANGDHAALPMQQKLLSIIDGRIVKAQPEDFSDPRNLQALLIYGLSGGNPRTLQVLFSRLQLDETQTRLGEAIISYTFGDYNGARAILREIDPKSLPPEVGAPVALVTATVTARENPYFATRMLDEARLLSPGTLIEEAALRRSIPLAATMKDTQRLTRAAEQYVRRFLSSPYATQFVDTFVAAVVELHDTVDLSMVDEVTAQMSDEQARIVYLRLARKSAIEGYDRLIAFASQKAMSFGKEEDPRAVLYASMASVSSDNVDDVLQALKGIDRNRLSDADRELLDAARAVAEAVLDEPRHTAALPEPRLEDDAGIPDPALPEPAESTAADQVSNSEIPQATPGLSFPDDAADSYLQEMRSKLRDIDALLEKENVQ, from the coding sequence ATGAAAGCAGCGCTGAAGCTTGCCAGTGTCCTTCTCGCCGGCATGTTTCTCGGCACCGGGGGCCCCGTCTGCGCCGCCCCAATGCAACCCTACCAGATGGTCCGTTCCCTGCAGCGGTTGCAGGATCAGATCGCAAATGGCGATCACGCGGCGCTGCCGATGCAGCAAAAGCTCCTGAGCATCATCGATGGGCGCATCGTGAAGGCGCAGCCCGAGGACTTTTCCGATCCGCGAAATCTTCAGGCCCTGCTCATCTACGGTTTGAGCGGCGGCAATCCCAGAACATTGCAGGTCCTTTTTTCCCGGCTGCAGCTCGACGAGACGCAAACAAGGCTGGGTGAGGCCATCATAAGCTATACGTTTGGGGACTATAATGGTGCGCGAGCGATTCTTCGGGAGATCGATCCCAAATCGCTTCCGCCGGAAGTCGGGGCTCCCGTCGCCCTCGTCACCGCTACGGTGACCGCCCGGGAAAATCCGTATTTTGCCACGAGAATGCTCGATGAAGCCCGGCTTTTGAGCCCGGGAACCCTGATCGAAGAAGCAGCCCTGCGCCGGAGCATTCCACTGGCTGCCACCATGAAAGACACGCAAAGGCTCACGCGCGCAGCGGAGCAATATGTTCGACGCTTTCTCAGCTCACCCTACGCCACCCAGTTCGTCGACACTTTCGTTGCCGCCGTGGTGGAACTGCACGACACCGTGGATCTGTCCATGGTCGACGAAGTCACGGCTCAGATGTCGGATGAACAGGCACGCATCGTCTACCTCCGCCTTGCCCGAAAAAGCGCTATTGAAGGCTATGATCGACTTATAGCGTTCGCCTCGCAAAAGGCGATGTCGTTTGGCAAGGAAGAAGACCCGCGCGCAGTGCTCTATGCAAGCATGGCGTCGGTCAGCTCTGACAATGTCGATGACGTGCTTCAGGCGCTCAAGGGGATCGATCGCAATCGCCTTTCCGATGCAGACCGGGAACTGCTCGATGCCGCCAGAGCGGTTGCTGAAGCTGTTCTCGATGAACCCCGGCATACGGCGGCGCTCCCAGAACCCCGGCTGGAAGACGATGCAGGCATACCCGATCCCGCGCTCCCCGAGCCGGCAGAAAGCACGGCCGCGGATCAGGTTTCGAATTCAGAAATTCCGCAGGCCACACCCGGTCTTTCATTCCCTGATGACGCGGCGGACTCTTATCTGCAGGAAATGCGCAGCAAGCTAAGGGATATCGACGCGTTGCTTGAGAAGGAAAATGTCCAATGA
- a CDS encoding MotB family protein, with product MSVAESEERAPEIIIVRRGGGDEDEGHHGGAWKIAFADFMTAMMCFFLVMWLINATDEDTKTALASYFNPVKLIDRNTSSKGLEDVEGDPVDTAPDDVEVDAPGAPSQNQDQTSGPMSFESAVGQSDLQKHSDENLFSDPYAVLAEIAADTDTMQNISSRGEGGARDAGPSSGASGGESYRDPFAPDFWSQQVARPQIGVQGDPDDARDNPAGSDVDVSSNGSHTPPMVSREAAGESEGRAIALEPIADAEPLAPIEEPEPLPNKTAAAEVTDTDPQDGTPPPSPEQLREERSQQLAEEIREKLEARFEGTPLESSIAVVGTNDGVLVSISDDLEDGMFPVGSAVPQRELVLAMDKIGQTLAEQPGNVSVRGHTDGRPFRSDTYDNWRLSTARAQAAYYMLVRGGLNEMRIEQVAGFADRKLKVPEDPYASANRRIEIFLEVPQ from the coding sequence ATGAGTGTGGCCGAAAGCGAAGAACGCGCGCCGGAGATCATCATCGTCCGCCGGGGCGGTGGCGACGAGGACGAGGGCCATCACGGCGGTGCATGGAAGATCGCTTTTGCGGATTTCATGACCGCAATGATGTGCTTTTTCCTGGTTATGTGGCTGATCAACGCCACGGACGAAGACACCAAAACCGCACTTGCCAGCTACTTCAATCCGGTCAAGCTCATTGACAGGAACACAAGCAGCAAGGGGCTGGAAGACGTGGAGGGCGACCCTGTCGACACGGCACCGGATGATGTCGAGGTCGACGCTCCCGGCGCACCTTCACAAAATCAGGATCAGACATCCGGCCCCATGAGCTTCGAAAGCGCGGTCGGGCAGTCCGACCTGCAGAAGCATTCCGATGAAAACCTGTTTTCAGATCCCTATGCGGTTCTGGCAGAAATCGCTGCCGATACCGATACGATGCAAAACATTTCCAGCAGGGGCGAAGGCGGGGCGCGGGATGCCGGCCCTTCCTCGGGGGCCTCGGGTGGAGAGTCCTACCGCGATCCATTTGCTCCCGATTTCTGGTCGCAGCAGGTTGCCCGTCCGCAGATCGGTGTGCAGGGCGATCCGGACGACGCGCGCGACAACCCGGCCGGCAGCGATGTTGATGTCTCCTCCAATGGGTCTCACACGCCCCCCATGGTTTCCCGGGAAGCGGCCGGCGAAAGTGAAGGCCGAGCCATCGCTCTGGAGCCAATTGCCGATGCCGAGCCCCTTGCTCCCATCGAAGAGCCCGAGCCGCTGCCAAACAAAACCGCCGCCGCTGAAGTAACGGACACGGATCCGCAGGACGGCACACCCCCTCCCTCACCTGAGCAGTTGCGCGAAGAGCGCAGTCAGCAGCTGGCTGAAGAGATCAGGGAGAAGCTCGAAGCAAGGTTTGAAGGCACACCGCTGGAAAGTTCCATCGCGGTGGTGGGAACGAATGACGGCGTCCTCGTTTCCATTTCCGACGATCTGGAAGACGGAATGTTTCCGGTGGGATCGGCGGTGCCGCAACGTGAACTCGTTCTTGCCATGGACAAGATCGGGCAGACGCTTGCCGAGCAGCCAGGAAATGTGAGCGTGCGCGGTCATACCGATGGGCGCCCCTTCCGCAGCGACACCTATGACAACTGGCGTCTTTCCACCGCGCGCGCCCAGGCCGCCTATTACATGCTGGTGCGCGGGGGCCTTAATGAAATGCGCATCGAACAGGTTGCCGGCTTTGCAGACCGCAAGCTCAAAGTGCCGGAAGACCCTTACGCCAGCGCGAACCGTCGCATCGAAATCTTTCTGGAAGTGCCGCAATGA
- a CDS encoding flagellin, whose translation MASIMTNTSAMVALQSLKATNKSMDVVQGRISTGYRVAEASDNAAYWSIATTMRSDNKALSAVQDALGLGAGKIDTSYTAMNNVLEAVDSIKSKLVTARGASAENQGKIQAEISILLDHIKSAATGASYAGTNVLATDDTGNMEVVSSYNRSAGGTVSVGTIQIDIASVKLFAAGGLPGGLADDIMLIDIVTNGTDADIDGYLTDVETALSSMSNAAADLGAAKTRLDLQKDFVSNLMDSIERGVGQLVDADMNEESTRLQALQVQQQLGIQALTIANQNAQSILALFQ comes from the coding sequence GTGGCCAGCATCATGACCAACACATCTGCAATGGTGGCACTGCAGAGCCTGAAAGCGACAAACAAGTCCATGGACGTGGTTCAGGGGCGGATCTCAACCGGATACCGGGTCGCCGAAGCCAGTGACAATGCGGCCTACTGGTCCATCGCCACCACCATGCGCTCCGACAACAAGGCATTATCCGCAGTACAGGACGCACTCGGTCTCGGCGCCGGCAAGATCGATACCTCCTACACCGCTATGAACAATGTTTTGGAAGCGGTCGATTCCATCAAGTCCAAACTGGTAACAGCACGCGGCGCAAGTGCCGAAAACCAGGGCAAGATCCAGGCCGAGATCAGCATCCTGCTTGACCACATCAAGAGCGCAGCCACCGGCGCAAGCTATGCAGGCACCAATGTTCTGGCAACGGACGATACCGGCAATATGGAGGTTGTCTCTTCATACAACCGTTCCGCCGGCGGCACGGTCTCGGTCGGAACAATCCAGATCGACATCGCCAGTGTGAAACTGTTCGCCGCAGGTGGCCTTCCCGGCGGTCTGGCCGACGACATCATGCTCATCGACATCGTCACCAATGGCACCGATGCGGATATCGACGGTTATCTGACAGATGTGGAGACAGCTCTCTCCAGCATGTCCAATGCAGCCGCAGATCTCGGCGCTGCAAAAACCCGCCTCGATTTGCAGAAAGACTTCGTGTCCAACCTCATGGATTCGATCGAGCGCGGTGTTGGTCAGCTCGTCGATGCAGACATGAACGAGGAATCGACGCGGTTGCAGGCCCTGCAGGTCCAGCAGCAACTCGGCATTCAGGCTCTTACCATCGCCAACCAGAACGCGCAGAGCATACTGGCGCTGTTCCAGTAA
- a CDS encoding flagellin, with product MASLMTNASAMTALQTLNTISKNMATTQSRISTGLRVGEASDNAAYWSIATSMKSDNKALSSVQDALGLGAGKVDTAYTGINEVIDTVDKIKQKLVTARGASQEDQQKIQGEINALQAHITSVVSNSNYAGSNIIQDNADVNIVASYNRAGTTVSIDEITLTGADVLVLDATAANGTAKDVVATALFDASSGQVADTAIDTALGTVETALAALADQAAELGAAKSRVDLQKDFVGKLSDAIERGVGQLVDADMNEESARLSALQVQQQLGVQALSIANSNSQNILSLFR from the coding sequence ATGGCAAGTCTTATGACCAACGCGTCGGCAATGACGGCGCTGCAGACCCTCAACACCATCTCCAAGAACATGGCTACCACCCAGTCCCGCATCTCGACGGGCCTGCGCGTGGGCGAAGCTTCCGACAACGCAGCTTACTGGTCCATCGCGACTTCGATGAAGTCCGATAACAAGGCCCTGTCCAGCGTTCAGGATGCTCTGGGTCTCGGCGCCGGCAAGGTCGACACGGCCTACACGGGTATCAACGAAGTCATCGACACCGTCGACAAGATCAAGCAGAAGCTTGTCACGGCACGCGGTGCTTCGCAGGAAGACCAGCAGAAGATCCAGGGCGAAATCAATGCGCTCCAGGCTCACATCACGTCGGTTGTCAGCAACTCCAACTATGCCGGCTCCAACATCATCCAGGACAACGCCGATGTGAACATCGTCGCTTCCTACAACCGTGCCGGCACGACGGTCTCCATCGACGAGATCACGCTGACAGGCGCCGACGTTCTGGTGCTTGATGCCACCGCGGCAAACGGCACTGCAAAAGACGTTGTGGCAACGGCACTGTTCGACGCTTCGAGCGGCCAGGTTGCAGACACCGCCATCGACACTGCACTTGGTACCGTCGAGACGGCTCTTGCTGCCCTCGCCGACCAGGCAGCCGAGCTTGGTGCTGCAAAGTCCCGCGTCGACCTTCAGAAAGACTTCGTTGGCAAGCTTTCCGACGCCATCGAGCGCGGTGTTGGCCAGCTGGTCGATGCAGACATGAATGAAGAGTCGGCCCGTCTTTCGGCCCTGCAGGTTCAGCAGCAGCTGGGCGTTCAGGCTCTGTCGATCGCCAACTCCAACTCGCAGAACATTCTGTCGCTGTTCCGCTAA
- the fliP gene encoding flagellar type III secretion system pore protein FliP (The bacterial flagellar biogenesis protein FliP forms a type III secretion system (T3SS)-type pore required for flagellar assembly.), whose protein sequence is MRRLTLAFVASLLPSAAAAQTLDLGALTGADGSTIGTIIQIFGLLTVLSVAPGILIMVTSFTRFVIAFSILRAGMGLPTTPANLILISLSLFMTFYVMAPTFDRAWADGIRPLMNNEISEQDAVQRIAEPFRGFMVNNVRERDFALFADLAAERGNIDIDVTVETADLRVLVPAFMISEIRRGFEIGFLIVLPFLVIDLIVATITMSMGMMMLPPTVVSLPFKILFFVLIDGWNLLVGSLVRSFV, encoded by the coding sequence ATGAGACGTCTTACCCTTGCCTTTGTGGCCAGCCTCCTGCCATCGGCGGCGGCAGCCCAGACCCTCGATCTCGGTGCATTGACCGGCGCGGATGGTTCGACCATCGGAACCATTATCCAGATCTTCGGCCTCTTGACGGTTCTGTCGGTGGCGCCAGGCATCTTGATCATGGTGACGAGCTTCACCCGCTTCGTGATCGCGTTTTCAATCCTGCGGGCCGGCATGGGATTGCCGACCACACCGGCAAATCTCATTCTGATAAGCCTGTCCCTGTTCATGACATTTTATGTCATGGCCCCGACTTTCGACCGTGCCTGGGCCGATGGCATTCGCCCGCTGATGAACAACGAGATCAGCGAGCAGGATGCCGTACAGCGCATCGCCGAACCCTTTCGCGGCTTCATGGTCAACAATGTGCGCGAACGGGACTTCGCCCTGTTTGCAGATCTCGCAGCCGAACGTGGCAACATCGACATAGATGTCACCGTTGAAACTGCCGATCTGCGCGTGCTCGTTCCCGCCTTCATGATTTCGGAAATCAGGCGTGGCTTCGAAATCGGCTTTCTCATCGTCCTGCCCTTCCTTGTCATTGATCTGATCGTGGCCACGATCACCATGTCCATGGGCATGATGATGCTTCCACCGACCGTGGTATCCCTGCCCTTCAAGATCCTGTTTTTCGTGTTGATCGATGGCTGGAACCTGCTCGTCGGCAGTCTTGTCCGCTCGTTCGTTTGA
- the fliL gene encoding flagellar basal body-associated protein FliL, whose product MALLEQQPTENKGPSLAVQLAILLVMSALAGGAAWFAGSYLESRTASDKEETSTAETATKGGEEAEDGPTAPTGVYPIEPITTNLAEPSEVWVRAEMALVFEGDPDPLVAEAVHQDLFAYLRTVKLRQVETASGFQHLRSDLEERASIRSEGAVKQILFRALLFE is encoded by the coding sequence ATGGCGCTGCTCGAACAACAGCCAACTGAAAACAAGGGCCCTTCGCTCGCGGTCCAGCTGGCGATTCTTCTCGTCATGTCGGCGCTTGCAGGCGGCGCCGCCTGGTTTGCCGGCAGTTATCTGGAAAGTCGGACTGCCAGCGACAAGGAGGAGACATCGACGGCAGAGACCGCTACAAAGGGCGGTGAAGAAGCCGAAGATGGGCCAACCGCTCCCACCGGTGTTTATCCAATAGAGCCGATCACAACCAATCTGGCGGAGCCAAGCGAAGTTTGGGTCCGTGCGGAGATGGCACTGGTCTTTGAAGGAGATCCCGATCCGCTTGTCGCCGAAGCCGTGCACCAGGATCTTTTCGCCTATCTGCGCACAGTCAAACTGCGCCAGGTGGAAACGGCAAGCGGCTTTCAGCATCTCCGTTCCGATCTTGAAGAGCGCGCCAGCATTCGCAGCGAAGGCGCGGTGAAGCAGATCCTGTTCAGGGCTCTGTTGTTCGAATGA
- the flgH gene encoding flagellar basal body L-ring protein FlgH, whose translation MTFRPLCLLPLIFIAGCSQSIKQIGKEPAMTQVGATIDPEVMAAYNYPKRPAPTLTRYSLWDDKQSRLFTDARALNVGDILTVEISINDKARFKNESERSRDASRSLGLSGSYGIGGAGSSAAAEGKIGSGTSTTGGGQTERSENIRLLVAAVVTQVLSNGNLRIRGTQEVRVNAELRILTIEGIVRPSDIDPENMVSYERIAEARISYGGRGRISEVQQPPYGQQFLDQVLPF comes from the coding sequence ATGACGTTCCGGCCCCTGTGTCTCCTGCCGCTGATTTTTATTGCCGGTTGCTCGCAGTCGATCAAACAGATCGGCAAGGAACCGGCAATGACCCAGGTTGGTGCCACAATCGACCCGGAGGTGATGGCCGCGTACAATTATCCCAAACGACCGGCACCGACGCTCACCCGCTATTCCTTGTGGGATGACAAGCAGAGCCGGCTCTTCACCGATGCACGTGCGCTGAATGTCGGCGACATCCTCACGGTCGAGATTTCGATCAACGACAAGGCTCGCTTCAAGAACGAGTCGGAGCGATCGCGCGATGCATCGCGCAGTCTCGGCCTTTCCGGATCCTACGGCATTGGTGGCGCTGGCTCTTCGGCCGCTGCCGAAGGCAAGATCGGCTCAGGCACCTCCACAACCGGCGGCGGACAGACCGAGCGTTCGGAAAACATTCGTCTGCTGGTGGCGGCCGTTGTCACGCAGGTGCTCTCCAATGGCAATCTGCGCATTCGTGGCACACAGGAAGTGCGCGTCAATGCTGAGCTCCGGATCCTCACGATCGAAGGCATTGTGCGGCCAAGCGACATAGACCCGGAGAACATGGTTTCCTACGAGCGCATCGCCGAGGCACGCATTTCGTATGGCGGGCGTGGGCGGATCAGCGAAGTCCAGCAACCACCCTACGGCCAGCAGTTCCTTGATCAGGTCTTGCCCTTCTAA
- a CDS encoding MotE family protein: MSCSIRLKKLTAAVFAGLVFATQTAPVHALAADNPSGMKPDEVERFCANIADAARDRRYALQAMELEKLKTEVDERVAALEQKRADYEAWLKRRNIFLAQAESGIVEIYSSMRPDAAAERLAEVRVELAAAILMKLEPRTAGIILNEMNSKSAATLTTIIASAARPEDPS; this comes from the coding sequence ATGTCTTGCAGTATCCGACTGAAAAAACTCACCGCAGCCGTCTTTGCAGGACTGGTTTTCGCGACACAGACTGCACCGGTCCATGCACTGGCCGCCGACAATCCGTCAGGCATGAAGCCGGACGAGGTGGAGCGCTTCTGCGCCAATATCGCCGATGCCGCACGTGATCGCCGCTATGCGCTTCAGGCGATGGAGCTTGAGAAGCTCAAGACAGAAGTGGATGAACGCGTCGCCGCTCTTGAGCAAAAACGCGCTGACTACGAAGCCTGGTTGAAACGCCGCAACATTTTTCTGGCTCAGGCAGAGAGCGGCATTGTGGAGATCTATTCCTCAATGCGGCCTGATGCGGCAGCCGAGCGCCTCGCAGAAGTCCGCGTCGAGCTTGCAGCCGCCATCCTCATGAAGCTTGAGCCCCGCACGGCCGGCATCATTCTCAATGAAATGAACAGCAAGTCGGCAGCGACACTGACAACCATCATCGCCAGTGCCGCCCGCCCGGAGGACCCGTCATGA
- a CDS encoding flagellar basal body P-ring protein FlgI: protein MRFLVTILMSVVLALPAGAASRIKDIAMLQAARDNQLVGYGLVIGLQGSGDSLRNSPFTEQSMRAMLENLGIATEGGRARAKNVAAVIVTANLPPFVQSGARIDVNVSSLGDATSLAGGTLVMTPLRAADGEIYAVAQGSVVVSGFTAQGQAETLTQGVPTSGRVPNGAIIERKIEASMSDSATLILQLRNADFSTAVRVTDAINTYTGSRFGAQLAREEDARTIRIRRPKGISYARFYAEIENLMVESDAPARVVVDERTGTVVIGNDVRISRVAISHGALTVRITETPRVVQPEPFSRGETAVEPFTEIEADQPDAKVALLDGPNLQTLVSGLNRLGVKPDGIIAILQGIKSAGALQAELVLQ from the coding sequence ATGCGTTTTCTGGTTACGATCCTGATGAGCGTTGTGCTGGCTCTACCGGCCGGCGCCGCTTCGCGCATCAAGGACATCGCCATGCTTCAGGCCGCGCGCGACAACCAGCTGGTCGGCTACGGTCTGGTGATCGGCCTTCAGGGCAGCGGCGACAGCCTGCGCAACTCCCCCTTCACCGAGCAATCGATGCGTGCCATGCTGGAAAATCTCGGCATCGCGACCGAGGGAGGACGCGCCCGAGCAAAGAATGTGGCTGCCGTCATCGTTACCGCCAATCTTCCACCCTTTGTTCAATCGGGCGCACGGATCGACGTCAACGTGTCTTCACTCGGTGATGCCACCTCTCTCGCCGGGGGGACGCTGGTCATGACACCGCTGCGTGCAGCAGACGGTGAAATATATGCGGTGGCGCAGGGTTCGGTTGTCGTTTCCGGGTTCACTGCCCAGGGGCAGGCGGAGACACTAACCCAGGGCGTGCCCACGTCCGGGCGGGTGCCGAATGGCGCGATCATCGAGCGCAAGATCGAAGCTTCCATGTCCGACAGCGCCACACTGATCCTGCAGCTGCGCAACGCCGACTTCTCGACCGCTGTGCGGGTAACAGACGCGATCAACACCTATACGGGTTCGCGCTTTGGCGCCCAGCTTGCACGGGAAGAGGATGCGAGGACCATTCGCATTCGCCGCCCCAAGGGCATATCCTACGCCCGCTTTTATGCCGAGATCGAGAACCTCATGGTCGAGTCGGATGCTCCGGCGCGCGTCGTCGTCGACGAGCGCACCGGCACGGTGGTGATCGGCAATGATGTCCGCATTTCCCGCGTGGCCATCAGTCATGGCGCCCTCACCGTACGCATCACCGAAACCCCTCGGGTGGTGCAGCCCGAGCCATTCTCGCGTGGCGAAACCGCCGTCGAACCGTTTACCGAAATCGAGGCCGACCAGCCCGACGCCAAGGTCGCGCTACTGGACGGACCAAACCTGCAAACGCTGGTCTCCGGTCTTAACCGGCTGGGCGTGAAACCCGATGGCATCATCGCGATCCTTCAGGGCATCAAGTCCGCCGGCGCGCTGCAGGCCGAACTCGTGCTGCAATAG